From a single Nicotiana tomentosiformis chromosome 2, ASM39032v3, whole genome shotgun sequence genomic region:
- the LOC104089779 gene encoding ataxin-3 homolog, with translation MEGVSNGGMLYHEVQESKLCAVHCVNTVLQGPFFSEFDLAAVASDLDRAERQMMVQGGGDFVPEQSHNVSLDGDFSIQVLQKALGVWDLQIIPLDSPVAEPAQIDPELESAFICHLQDHWFCIRKVNGEWYNFDSLKAAPEHLSKFYLSAYLDSLKGFGWSIFLVRGKFPKECPISSSEASNGYGQWLLPEDAERITKSCNAAQRTGGRSGQTSWPSDPHRQYEEEGMLLDQEDEDLKAAIAASLMDSSPAVSNKPDTSENENKDKSSANA, from the exons ATGGAAGGAGTAAGCAATGGAGGGATGTTGTACCATGAGGTACAAGAATCCAAGCTATGCGCAGTGCATTGTGTGAACACCGTTTTACAAGGGCCGTTCTTCTCAGAGTTCGATTTGGCGGCGGTGGCTTCCGATCTGGACCGTGCGGAACGGCAGATGATGGTACAAGGCGGCGGCGACTTTGTTCCTGAACAGTCTCATAATGTTTCCCTTGACGGCGATTTCAGCATCCAg GTTTTGCAAAAGGCATTGGGGGTGTGGGATCTGCAAATCATTCCACTGGATAGTCCAGTTGCGGAGCCGGCTCAGATTGATCCAGAACTGGAAAGTGCATTTATCTGTCACTTGCAGGACCATTGGTTCTGTATCAGGAAAGTAAATGGGGAGTGGTACAACTTTGACAGTCTTAAGGCTGCGCCTGAGCACCTTTCCAAATTTTACCTTTCAGCTTATCTAGACTCTTTGAAAGGGTTTGGCTGGAGCATTTTTCTAGTGAGGGGAAAATTTCCCAAGGAATGTCCGATCAGTTCTTCTGAAGCTTCTAATGGATATGGACAGTGGTTGTTACCAGAAGATGCAGAGAGGATTACCAAGTCCTGCAACGCAGCACAGAGAACTGGTGGTAGAAGTGGTCAAACTTCGTGGCCTTCTGATCCACACCGCCAGTATGAGGAAGAAGGAATGCTTTTAGATCAAGAGGATGAGGATCTGAAAGCTGCTATTGCTGCCAGCTTGATGGATTCTTCCCCGGCGGTCAGCAACAAACCTGACACCTCAGAAAACGAAAATAAGGACAAAAGTTCAGCTAATGCATGA